The window GGTGGCGCGAAACGGGGTTCCGCTCGTGATCGTCGAGAGCGATCCGGCGAAGGAGACGGCGCTTCGCGAGTCGGGCTACGCCTACGTGCTCGGGTCCGCCGCATCCGACGACATCTTGATTCGCGTGGGAATCGCGCGCGCCCGCGCGATCGTCGTCGGCACCGGCTCCGACTCCGACAACGTCTTCATCACGCTCTCCGCGCGCGAGCTGAACCCGAGTCTGCGCATCCACGCCCGCGGCGAGAGCGACACCGCCCTGCGTCGGCTGGAGCAGGCGGGAGCGCACCAGGCGGTCTCGGCCTACCACATGGGCGGCCGGCGGATGGCGAACGCGATCCTGCGCCCAGCGGTGGTCGACTTCCTGGAGATCGCGCGGCCGGGATACGGCGACGAGGTCGATCTGGAGGAGGTCCGCGTCGCCCCCGGCTGCGCGCTCGCGGGCGAGACCGTGCGCGAGCTCGAACGTCGCGCGCCGCGCCTGCGCATCGTCGGGCTGAAGCGCGGCGACGCGCGAATCGAGCTGGTGCCGGACGAGAACACACAGGTCCTCTCCGGCGACCTGCTGGTCGCGATCGGCGACCGCGAGAGCCTGGCGAAGATCGCGCAGCTCGCCGCTCGTCCCTGAGACGAGAGTGCGCGCCGCGTCGTCATTCGCAGGGTCCGGTCGCGGACACCGCGACGACGGCTTCCACGGGTGGATCGGTGTCGGGTACCCGAGTCTGCCCCTACCTCGTTTCGCGGGTCGAAGAGCTGCGAGCGGTATCAGCGGTCCGGCATCCGGTCGCGAGAGAGCATGCGAATCGTCTCGGGCGACGCGCCTGGGCCAGGGACGGTGCGCAAGTCACGGCGCGTGAGCAGAGCCCCCTGCGCGTCGGTGACGCGCAGCTTCGCGATGCGCCGGCCTGTCTTGCGGTCGCGCACGATCACGGGCTCGTTGCCGCGGCCGAAGACCCACTCGTCCGACCACTCGCGCAGCGCCGTAAGCACGGTCAGCAGCGCCTC is drawn from Deltaproteobacteria bacterium and contains these coding sequences:
- a CDS encoding potassium channel protein, with translation MSRALHPIIRAVLGLLSLTAFGTLGYMWIEGLGLLDALYMTVITIATVGYGEVQPLQPAGRIFTIVLIVSAASTAAYLFAQIAQALVETGLREVLSRRAMDKKIAELRDHVIVCGYGRLGQVVAEEVARNGVPLVIVESDPAKETALRESGYAYVLGSAASDDILIRVGIARARAIVVGTGSDSDNVFITLSARELNPSLRIHARGESDTALRRLEQAGAHQAVSAYHMGGRRMANAILRPAVVDFLEIARPGYGDEVDLEEVRVAPGCALAGETVRELERRAPRLRIVGLKRGDARIELVPDENTQVLSGDLLVAIGDRESLAKIAQLAARP